A stretch of the Bacillota bacterium genome encodes the following:
- a CDS encoding HNH endonuclease — MSKRKPIPSKVRFEVFKRDKFTCRYCGRTTPQVVLEVDHIVPVAEGGTDDIENLVTSCYECNRGKGATSLDELPVSDDDIHERTVLLLEREMQLREYNEVRRQVREREEAQAMELYNYWFDLWGAEKLWRKECPDHRQLVLFLRSIAVEDIKRAMQLAVAGDNRRTPRQALLYLYGILHRWRREGVDP; from the coding sequence ATGTCGAAAAGAAAGCCGATTCCGTCAAAGGTCAGGTTCGAGGTCTTCAAAAGGGACAAGTTCACCTGCCGGTATTGCGGCAGGACGACGCCTCAGGTGGTGCTGGAGGTCGATCACATTGTCCCGGTTGCCGAGGGGGGCACAGATGACATCGAGAACCTGGTAACCTCCTGCTACGAGTGCAACAGGGGCAAGGGTGCCACGTCCCTGGACGAACTGCCAGTGTCTGATGACGACATTCACGAGCGGACGGTGCTCCTGCTGGAGCGCGAGATGCAACTGCGCGAGTACAACGAGGTCAGGCGGCAAGTAAGGGAGCGCGAGGAAGCTCAGGCCATGGAGCTCTATAACTACTGGTTCGACCTGTGGGGAGCGGAAAAACTCTGGCGCAAAGAGTGCCCGGACCACCGTCAACTCGTCTTGTTCCTGAGGTCGATCGCCGTCGAGGACATCAAGCGTGCCATGCAGTTGGCTGTCGCAGGCGACAACAGGAGGACGCCGAGGCAGGCACTCTTGTACCTGTACGGCATTCTCCACAGGTGGCGGCGCGAGGGCGTTGACCCCTGA